ACTGATAGTTTTGGAAGAAGTGTGAGTTTTAAAAACACTGTTATAATTATGACATCAAATATTGGAACAGAAATACTTAAAAATAAATCAGTTATTGGATTTTTAACACCAGAGGAGAAATTATCTTTTGAGAATTTAAAGTGTGAAATTCTGGAAAAGGTGAAAAAAACATTCAGACCGGAATTTTTAAACCGACTTGATGATATAATAATCTTTCATCCATTAACACAGGAACACCTTTTGAAAATTGTTGAAATTGAGATTGAAAAAGTGAGAGAAAGATTGAATGAGTTGAAGGTTAAACTTATTGTAAGTGATGAGGCAAAAAAGTTTCTTGTTGAGAAAGGAACAAATACTGAATTTGGGGCAAGACCTTTAAAAAGAACCATTTCAAGATATGTTGAAGACCCTCTGTCAGAAGAAATTCTGAAGGGGAATTTTAAAGAAGGAGATGAAATAATTGTTGAAAGAAAAGGTCTTTTTCTTGTTTTTATAAAAAAGGAAGGAGAGCCAATTGAAACCAAAAAAAATCCTGTCAGTATTTCTAATTCTTAGTTTTTATGTCTTTTCAATCCCAATTTTAAAAATTAATATTACAGGGAATAAAAATGTTTCAGTTGATAAAATACTCACTCTTATGAAGACAAAGGAAGGAATAGAATTTGATGAAAGGGTTATAAAAGATGATATAAGTAACCTCATTAAAACAGGATATTTTAAGGATGTGAAATATACTTTAGAAAAAAAAGAGACAGGAATAGAATTGAATCTTGAGGTTAAAGAGAAACCTGTTATTGAAAAAATTATTTTTGAGGGGAATAGAGCATTAAAAACAAAAAAATTGAAAGAAATTTCAGAATTAAAAGAAGGCGATTTTTTCAATGAGGAAAAAGTTGTTGAAGGGATTGAGAAGATAAGAAATCAGTATTATAAAATGGGATATCATGCAAGTGAAATTGATTATGAAGTTGAAGAAAAGGATGGACTTTGTATTCTTAAAATACAAATAAATGAAAAAGGTAAGGGATATGTAAGTGAAATTTTATTTGAAGGGAATAATATATTTCCGGATAAAAGATTAAAGAAATTGATGAAAATAAAGACGAGAAAGATGCCTTTTATAAGAGGGACTTATAAAGAAGATATTTTGGAAGAGGATATTAAGAGAATTAAAGATTTTTATAATGAAAATGGATTTATTGAAGTTAAAATAGAAAAAGAAATTGAATATAAAGAGAAGGGTATTATTATAAAGATTTTTGTGGAAGAGGGTAAGAGATATTTTGTAGGTGAAATTAAATTTGAGGGAGAACTGATTTTTAATGAAGATATTTTAAGAAATCAGGTTTTGCTTAAAAGAGGGGATGTTTTCAATGTGAAAAAAAATGAAGAAAGTTTAAGAAATATCTATAAAATCTATTCAGATAAGGGATACATAAAATGCAATGTTGAATTTATCCCTGAAATTAGAGGAGACGCGGTAAACATAACATATCTGATTAATCCAGGAGC
The bacterium genome window above contains:
- the bamA gene encoding outer membrane protein assembly factor BamA encodes the protein MKPKKILSVFLILSFYVFSIPILKINITGNKNVSVDKILTLMKTKEGIEFDERVIKDDISNLIKTGYFKDVKYTLEKKETGIELNLEVKEKPVIEKIIFEGNRALKTKKLKEISELKEGDFFNEEKVVEGIEKIRNQYYKMGYHASEIDYEVEEKDGLCILKIQINEKGKGYVSEILFEGNNIFPDKRLKKLMKIKTRKMPFIRGTYKEDILEEDIKRIKDFYNENGFIEVKIEKEIEYKEKGIIIKIFVEEGKRYFVGEIKFEGELIFNEDILRNQVLLKRGDVFNVKKNEESLRNIYKIYSDKGYIKCNVEFIPEIRGDAVNITYLINPGAIYYTEEVKIKGNKITKDKVIRREIKLEPGDKITGDKIRKSFNNLRDTNYFENIRIYPEFVEEGKANVVVDVKEREKTGLFLIGGGYSSIEKFVG